From Proteiniborus ethanoligenes, a single genomic window includes:
- the mnmH gene encoding tRNA 2-selenouridine(34) synthase MnmH, whose translation MIQEIDIDEALHRNDLVFVDVRSESEFEEDTIIGSYNIPVLNDEERKHVGYVYTQINKEEAKRIGLEYASRKLVTFYDKADEIRKSNKNIALFCFRGGMRSNSIARVLEIMGIKVYLIKGGYKSYRKYVVKQLYNYKGKFKYIVLHGYTGTGKTKILSLLEKQGKSILNLEELAHNSGSVFGNIAFEGQSYSQKKFESLLLKKFQEFVGNYVFIESESKKVGRAVIPNFLMEDMEEGYHILIDTCLENRVKNIMDDYISISSFSKDIEIEKAIMRLTQKLGIKKVNVLIEELNNKNYSLVIRELMISYYDPLYRYSIEKIDKYDDVIEYSHIENALEQLNEFVSKLNL comes from the coding sequence ATGATACAAGAAATAGATATTGATGAAGCGTTACATAGAAATGATTTAGTTTTTGTAGATGTGAGAAGTGAAAGTGAGTTTGAAGAGGATACGATTATAGGATCGTATAATATTCCTGTTTTAAACGATGAAGAGCGCAAGCATGTTGGATATGTTTATACTCAAATTAATAAAGAAGAAGCAAAAAGAATTGGCTTAGAATATGCTTCTCGTAAGCTAGTAACATTTTATGATAAAGCAGATGAGATAAGAAAAAGCAATAAAAATATTGCATTATTTTGCTTTAGAGGAGGTATGAGAAGTAATTCGATAGCTAGAGTGTTAGAAATTATGGGAATTAAAGTGTATTTAATTAAAGGAGGCTACAAAAGCTATAGAAAGTATGTTGTAAAACAACTCTATAATTATAAGGGGAAGTTCAAATATATAGTTTTACATGGCTATACTGGTACAGGGAAAACAAAAATATTAAGTTTATTAGAGAAGCAGGGAAAGTCAATTTTAAATTTAGAGGAACTTGCTCATAATAGCGGTTCTGTATTTGGGAATATTGCTTTTGAAGGCCAATCATATTCTCAAAAAAAATTTGAATCTTTACTTTTGAAAAAATTCCAAGAATTTGTAGGAAACTATGTTTTCATAGAAAGCGAAAGCAAAAAAGTAGGAAGAGCCGTAATCCCCAATTTTCTTATGGAAGATATGGAGGAAGGGTATCACATTTTAATAGATACCTGCTTAGAAAATAGAGTAAAAAACATTATGGATGATTATATCTCCATATCTTCCTTTAGTAAAGATATAGAGATAGAAAAAGCAATTATGAGGTTAACTCAGAAGTTGGGAATTAAAAAGGTTAATGTACTAATTGAAGAGTTAAACAATAAAAACTATTCTCTAGTTATAAGAGAACTTATGATTAGTTATTATGATCCTCTGTACAGATACTCTATTGAGAAAATTGATAAATATGATGATGTTATAGAGTACAGCCATATTGAAAATGCATTAGAACAATTAAATGAATTTGTTAGTAAATTGAACCTATGA
- the pgsA gene encoding CDP-diacylglycerol--glycerol-3-phosphate 3-phosphatidyltransferase, whose translation MNLANKLTIIRIFLVPVFMFFLFLDISNADYIAAGIFIIAALTDTLDGYIARSRNQITSFGKFMDPLADKLLVSAALISLVEMGKLSAWVVVVIIAREFAITGLRVIAASEGITIAASWWGKIKTITQIVAIISLLINNFPFNKIGLPFDKVAVVLAVLFTIISGADYIYKNKKVFLSSNK comes from the coding sequence ATGAATCTAGCTAATAAACTGACAATAATAAGAATATTTCTAGTTCCTGTTTTCATGTTTTTTCTTTTTTTAGATATTTCAAATGCAGATTATATTGCTGCAGGCATTTTTATAATAGCAGCATTAACAGATACTTTAGATGGATATATCGCGAGGAGTAGGAACCAAATCACTAGCTTTGGGAAATTTATGGATCCATTAGCTGATAAGCTTTTAGTGTCAGCAGCATTAATTTCTCTTGTTGAAATGGGTAAACTATCTGCTTGGGTCGTAGTTGTTATTATTGCTAGAGAATTTGCAATTACTGGACTAAGAGTAATAGCAGCTTCAGAAGGTATTACGATTGCAGCTAGCTGGTGGGGAAAAATTAAGACTATTACTCAAATTGTAGCAATTATTTCTCTGCTCATTAATAACTTCCCATTTAATAAAATAGGCTTACCTTTTGACAAAGTTGCCGTAGTTTTAGCAGTTTTGTTTACAATTATTTCTGGCGCAGACTACATATATAAAAATAAAAAAGTATTTCTATCCAGCAATAAGTAA
- a CDS encoding competence/damage-inducible protein A, whose protein sequence is MKAEIISVGTELLLGNILNTNAKFLSEKLAEMGIDVYYQTTVGDNENRILETTINALKRADILIFSGGLGPTEDDCTKEAVCRAINKKMYLDEKILKSINDFFIDRIMPESNKKQAYVPEGSRILNNDFGTAPGFYIEEDKKILVLLPGPPVELIPMFNNYAIPMLKLQSNLIIKSRIIRTIGVGESLLEEKIADLIHEQTNPTLATYAGRGQVDIRLTAKASSIEAANELLNTMQIELDKRIKEYIYSYNNETIEEVIFKMLNERKLKIGFCESCTAGLITSRIASIPGASRVLERSYITYSNLSKIEEANVSQETLNNYGAVSEETAVEMAKGLLNNSPIDISVSVTGIAGPSGETKDKTVGLAYICLATKERHIVIKNNFNGSRETNRQRFANSAFNLIRKYLLELI, encoded by the coding sequence ATGAAAGCTGAAATCATTAGTGTTGGAACAGAACTACTTTTAGGTAATATTCTAAATACAAACGCTAAATTTTTATCTGAAAAATTAGCAGAAATGGGAATTGATGTCTATTATCAAACTACAGTTGGAGACAATGAAAATAGGATATTAGAAACTACTATAAATGCTTTAAAAAGAGCAGATATATTAATTTTTTCTGGAGGACTTGGACCGACAGAGGATGATTGTACAAAAGAAGCAGTATGTAGAGCCATTAATAAAAAAATGTATTTAGATGAAAAGATTTTAAAGAGCATTAATGATTTTTTTATTGATAGAATAATGCCAGAATCCAACAAAAAGCAAGCCTATGTACCTGAAGGCAGCAGAATATTAAATAACGATTTTGGTACAGCACCTGGTTTTTATATTGAAGAAGACAAAAAAATATTAGTTTTACTTCCTGGTCCACCAGTAGAACTAATCCCAATGTTTAACAATTATGCAATTCCAATGCTAAAATTACAATCAAATCTTATTATAAAATCAAGAATAATAAGAACTATAGGTGTTGGTGAATCATTATTAGAAGAAAAAATAGCAGATTTAATCCATGAGCAGACTAATCCTACTTTGGCCACTTATGCTGGAAGGGGACAAGTAGATATTAGATTAACTGCAAAAGCCAGCAGTATTGAGGCTGCAAATGAGCTTTTAAACACTATGCAAATAGAGCTAGATAAAAGGATAAAAGAATACATATATAGTTATAATAATGAAACTATTGAAGAAGTTATATTTAAAATGCTAAATGAAAGAAAACTTAAAATAGGTTTCTGTGAATCTTGTACAGCAGGACTTATTACTTCAAGAATAGCAAGCATCCCTGGAGCATCTAGAGTTTTGGAAAGATCATATATAACTTATAGTAACTTGTCAAAAATAGAAGAAGCAAATGTAAGCCAAGAGACTCTTAATAATTATGGGGCTGTAAGTGAAGAAACTGCAGTTGAAATGGCTAAAGGATTATTAAATAACAGCCCAATTGATATTAGTGTTTCTGTCACAGGAATAGCTGGCCCTTCTGGTGAAACTAAGGATAAGACTGTAGGATTAGCATATATATGTTTAGCAACTAAAGAAAGGCATATAGTTATTAAAAATAATTTTAATGGAAGCAGGGAAACAAACAGACAGAGATTTGCAAATTCTGCTTTTAACCTTATAAGGAAATATTTATTAGAGTTAATTTAA
- the recA gene encoding recombinase RecA — protein sequence MIEKKKALEMAISQIEKQFGKGSIMKLGEDSKLNVEAISTGSLDLDIAIGIGGLPKGRIIEIYGPESSGKTTVALHAIAETQKIGGTAAFIDAEHALDPSYAKNLGVNIEDLIVSQPDTGEQALEIAEALVRSGAVDIVVIDSVAALVPKAEIEGEMGDSHIGLQARLMSQALRKLAGAIKKSNTIAIFINQLREKVGVMFGNPETTTGGRALKFYASVRLEVRRTESLKQGEDIIGNRTRVKVVKNKVAPPFKQAEFDIMYGTGISKEGNILDVGVTAEIINKSGSWYSYGSNRLGQGRENAKEFLRENIDITNEIEEKIREKYNLQNVAAVKPTNDSSENDE from the coding sequence ATGATCGAAAAAAAGAAAGCTTTAGAAATGGCTATAAGTCAGATTGAAAAACAATTTGGAAAAGGTTCTATAATGAAACTAGGAGAAGATTCTAAGCTCAATGTTGAAGCAATATCTACGGGTTCTCTTGATTTAGATATTGCAATAGGAATCGGAGGATTACCGAAGGGAAGAATCATAGAAATCTATGGTCCAGAGTCTTCAGGTAAAACTACTGTTGCATTACATGCTATTGCAGAGACACAAAAAATAGGCGGAACAGCCGCTTTTATTGATGCTGAACATGCATTAGATCCAAGCTATGCGAAAAACCTTGGAGTCAATATTGAAGATTTAATAGTATCACAGCCGGATACTGGAGAACAAGCCTTGGAAATAGCCGAAGCCTTAGTCAGAAGTGGAGCGGTAGATATTGTTGTAATTGACTCTGTGGCTGCATTAGTACCTAAAGCAGAGATAGAGGGAGAAATGGGGGATAGCCACATAGGCTTACAGGCACGTTTAATGTCTCAAGCTTTAAGGAAGCTAGCGGGAGCAATTAAGAAGTCTAATACTATAGCTATATTTATTAATCAGTTGAGAGAAAAAGTAGGTGTTATGTTTGGAAACCCAGAGACCACTACTGGTGGTAGAGCGTTAAAATTCTATGCATCTGTTAGATTAGAAGTTAGAAGAACGGAATCCTTAAAGCAAGGAGAAGATATTATAGGTAATAGAACTAGGGTAAAGGTAGTTAAAAATAAAGTCGCACCTCCTTTTAAACAAGCAGAATTTGATATTATGTATGGTACAGGCATATCAAAGGAAGGAAATATTCTAGATGTAGGTGTAACAGCTGAAATCATAAATAAATCTGGTTCTTGGTATAGCTACGGCTCTAACAGACTAGGGCAAGGTAGGGAAAATGCAAAAGAATTTTTACGTGAAAATATTGACATAACTAATGAAATAGAAGAAAAAATAAGAGAAAAATATAACCTTCAAAATGTAGCGGCAGTTAAACCCACTAATGATTCTAGTGAAAACGATGAATAA
- the rny gene encoding ribonuclease Y: protein MIPGVVGVSGLAIGVLLGIYIRKTIAEAKIKNAEEEASRIVEEGKKQSETLKKELLLEAKEEIHKTRNDLEREIRERRMEIQKQERRLIHKEESIDRKSESLEKKEESLAKKLKDLEQKELVIDELYVKQIEELERISGLTSEDAREFLLNDIRKEITHDAAIMIKEIENKAKEEGEKKAREIIAYAIQKCAADHVAETTVTVVSLPNDEMKGRIIGREGRNIRTLETLTGIDLIIDDTPEAVILSGFDPIRREVARVALEKLIIDGRIHPARIEEMVEKAKKEVDNHIREQGEQATFETGVHGLHIEVIKLLGRLNYRTSYGQNVLKHSIEVSHLAGLMAAELGADIKVAKRAGLLHDLGKAVDHEVEGPHVAIGADILRKYRESKEVIHAMEAHHGDVEAETIEAVLVQAADAISAARPGARRETLEAYIKRLEKLEEIANTFEGIEKSFAIQAGREIRIMVKPEIINDDQIIHTAREIVKRIENELEYPGQIKVNVIRETRAIEYAK, encoded by the coding sequence GTGATTCCAGGAGTTGTTGGAGTTAGCGGTTTAGCAATTGGAGTTTTATTAGGTATATATATAAGAAAGACAATTGCCGAAGCAAAAATAAAAAATGCCGAAGAAGAAGCTTCTAGAATAGTCGAAGAAGGCAAAAAACAATCGGAAACTTTAAAAAAGGAGTTGCTTCTCGAAGCTAAAGAAGAAATTCATAAAACTAGAAATGATTTAGAGAGAGAAATAAGAGAACGAAGAATGGAAATCCAAAAGCAAGAAAGAAGACTGATTCACAAAGAAGAATCTATAGATAGGAAAAGTGAGTCATTAGAAAAAAAGGAAGAATCATTAGCAAAGAAATTAAAGGATTTAGAACAAAAAGAGCTAGTAATTGACGAACTATATGTTAAGCAAATAGAAGAGCTAGAAAGGATTTCCGGCCTTACATCTGAAGATGCAAGAGAGTTTCTATTGAATGATATAAGAAAAGAAATAACACACGATGCAGCAATAATGATAAAGGAAATAGAAAACAAAGCGAAAGAGGAAGGCGAAAAGAAAGCAAGAGAAATTATTGCCTATGCTATCCAAAAATGTGCAGCTGATCACGTAGCAGAAACTACAGTAACAGTAGTTTCATTGCCAAATGATGAAATGAAGGGTAGAATTATAGGTAGAGAAGGAAGAAACATTAGAACATTAGAAACATTAACTGGTATTGACTTAATTATTGATGATACTCCTGAAGCAGTTATTTTATCTGGATTCGACCCAATTAGAAGAGAAGTAGCAAGAGTTGCTCTAGAAAAACTAATTATCGATGGTCGTATACATCCTGCTAGAATAGAAGAAATGGTTGAAAAAGCAAAGAAAGAAGTAGACAACCATATTAGAGAACAAGGAGAACAAGCTACTTTTGAAACGGGAGTACACGGACTTCATATAGAAGTTATTAAGCTATTAGGTCGATTAAATTACAGAACTAGCTACGGCCAAAACGTACTTAAACACTCTATTGAAGTATCTCACTTAGCTGGGCTAATGGCAGCTGAACTAGGTGCTGATATAAAAGTAGCTAAAAGAGCAGGTCTTTTACATGATTTAGGAAAAGCTGTTGACCACGAAGTAGAAGGACCACATGTTGCCATTGGGGCAGATATATTGAGAAAATATCGAGAATCTAAAGAAGTAATACATGCTATGGAAGCACATCATGGGGATGTGGAAGCAGAAACTATAGAGGCTGTTTTGGTACAGGCTGCAGATGCAATATCCGCTGCTAGACCAGGAGCTAGAAGAGAAACATTAGAAGCTTATATTAAACGATTAGAAAAGCTTGAAGAAATAGCAAATACTTTTGAAGGTATCGAAAAATCATTTGCTATACAAGCTGGAAGAGAAATTAGAATAATGGTTAAACCTGAAATCATAAATGACGATCAAATTATTCATACGGCTAGGGAAATAGTAAAAAGAATTGAAAATGAGTTAGAATACCCTGGTCAAATTAAAGTAAACGTAATAAGAGAAACAAGAGCTATTGAATATGCAAAATAG
- the spoVS gene encoding stage V sporulation protein SpoVS, protein MDVLKVSAKSNPNSVAGALAGVLREKGAAEIQAIGAGALNQAVKAVAIARGFVAPSGVDLICIPAFTDIEIDGEERTAIKLIVEPR, encoded by the coding sequence ATGGATGTATTAAAGGTATCAGCAAAATCAAATCCAAATTCCGTTGCTGGAGCATTAGCTGGAGTATTAAGAGAAAAAGGCGCTGCTGAAATTCAAGCTATAGGTGCAGGTGCTCTAAACCAAGCAGTGAAAGCAGTAGCTATTGCTAGAGGATTTGTTGCTCCTAGTGGTGTTGATCTAATTTGCATACCAGCGTTTACTGACATTGAGATTGATGGGGAAGAAAGAACAGCTATTAAGTTAATTGTTGAACCAAGGTAA
- a CDS encoding PHP domain-containing protein: MKADLHVHTIASDGILTPFEIVEWAYKKNIKAIGITDHDTIEGISTAIESAKQYNIIIVPGIEISCIFGNEEIHILGYFIDYESKEIIEKTKVLRESRLFRGEKIVKKLNALGLKLSIADIHEIAGKGVIGRPHIARAMIKKNYVSSIEEAFEKYIGRSKPAFVERYRLSIEEGVNLIHSAGGAAIIAHPGLIENQKAIEEAIRLNIDGIEAIHSKHSIEEVVKYSDIAHKDKLIITGGSDFHDKFIDSIPVLGDYYVDFNQVKLLYDRAQYYKGGENKIE; encoded by the coding sequence ATGAAAGCTGATCTACATGTCCATACAATAGCCTCTGATGGAATATTAACTCCTTTTGAAATTGTAGAGTGGGCTTATAAAAAGAATATTAAGGCAATAGGAATTACTGATCACGATACAATAGAAGGAATATCAACTGCTATTGAAAGCGCAAAACAATATAATATTATTATAGTACCAGGTATAGAGATTAGTTGTATTTTCGGAAATGAAGAAATACATATATTAGGTTATTTTATTGATTATGAAAGTAAAGAAATTATAGAAAAAACAAAAGTTTTAAGGGAATCCAGATTATTTAGAGGCGAAAAAATAGTCAAAAAGCTTAATGCATTAGGACTTAAATTATCTATTGCTGATATACATGAAATCGCTGGGAAAGGCGTCATTGGAAGGCCTCATATAGCCAGAGCAATGATTAAAAAAAACTATGTTAGCTCTATAGAAGAAGCTTTTGAAAAATATATTGGAAGGTCTAAACCAGCTTTTGTTGAAAGATATAGACTTTCAATAGAAGAAGGTGTTAATTTAATACATAGTGCTGGTGGTGCAGCAATTATTGCACATCCAGGTCTCATAGAAAATCAAAAAGCAATAGAAGAAGCCATAAGACTTAATATTGACGGTATTGAAGCAATACACTCTAAACATTCAATAGAAGAAGTTGTGAAATACAGTGATATAGCTCATAAGGATAAACTTATAATAACAGGTGGCTCTGATTTTCATGACAAATTTATTGATAGTATCCCAGTACTTGGTGACTATTATGTAGATTTTAATCAAGTTAAGCTTTTATATGATAGAGCACAATATTATAAAGGAGGGGAGAATAAGATTGAGTGA
- a CDS encoding PadR family transcriptional regulator, producing the protein MSEYKNERNRQFPSKLSTTSFVKLYILHLLREKHYYGNEIIETIKSRLKNRWEPSPGMIYPLLRELEENNYIEGWWQEPDKRSIRYYKITDSGFEHYKKIKLLYKPFFEDSLTIIQNTLSDIYKK; encoded by the coding sequence TTGAGTGAATATAAGAATGAGAGAAACAGACAATTTCCATCGAAATTAAGTACTACATCCTTTGTTAAACTGTATATCTTGCACTTGCTAAGGGAAAAACACTACTATGGTAATGAAATCATTGAAACAATTAAATCTAGGCTTAAAAACAGATGGGAACCTAGTCCAGGTATGATATATCCTCTATTAAGAGAGTTAGAAGAGAATAATTATATAGAAGGATGGTGGCAGGAGCCAGATAAAAGGTCAATTAGATACTATAAAATAACTGATAGCGGATTTGAACATTATAAAAAAATAAAATTGTTATATAAACCCTTTTTTGAAGATTCACTTACAATAATTCAAAACACTTTATCTGATATATATAAAAAATAA
- a CDS encoding pyridoxal phosphate-dependent aminotransferase → MNLSKKALMIYPSVTLEITAKAKEMKEMGINVIGFGAGEPDFNTPENIQNAGIEAIQSGNTKYTATSGIPELKKAICQKLKSENNLDYKTNNIIISNGAKQSIFNALFAILNPGDEVIMPIPYWVSYPEFIRLCDGIPIPIETKEENGFKISVRDLDYVLTPKTKALILNSPSNPTGTVYNEDELKEIANWAVKNNIFVISDEIYEKLVYDGHKHISIASFSEEIKKLTIVINGMSKAYAMTGWRIGYAACDEEIVKVMTNIQSHTTSNPCSISQYASVEGLIGDQFIIEEMKKHFIARRDYMVEKINSINGLSCKKPVGAFYVMANISKLKGLNIKGRTINTSLDFANLLLEEGKVAVIPGSAFGADDFVRLSYATSMKNIEEGLKRIEEILK, encoded by the coding sequence TTGAATCTTTCTAAAAAGGCTTTAATGATATACCCTTCTGTAACTCTTGAAATTACTGCAAAAGCTAAAGAAATGAAAGAAATGGGGATAAATGTAATAGGATTTGGGGCAGGAGAACCAGATTTTAATACTCCAGAAAACATTCAAAATGCTGGTATAGAAGCTATACAGTCAGGAAATACAAAATATACAGCTACATCTGGTATTCCTGAGTTGAAAAAAGCTATATGTCAAAAACTTAAAAGCGAAAATAATTTAGATTACAAAACAAACAACATTATTATATCAAACGGAGCAAAACAATCAATTTTCAATGCATTATTTGCTATTCTTAATCCAGGGGATGAAGTAATAATGCCTATACCCTATTGGGTAAGCTATCCTGAATTTATTAGGCTATGTGATGGTATACCTATACCTATAGAAACAAAGGAAGAGAATGGCTTTAAAATTAGTGTTAGAGATTTAGATTATGTATTAACTCCAAAAACAAAGGCATTAATACTTAACAGTCCTAGTAACCCTACTGGTACAGTATACAATGAGGATGAGCTTAAGGAAATAGCTAATTGGGCAGTTAAAAACAATATATTTGTTATTTCAGATGAGATATATGAAAAACTAGTATATGATGGTCACAAACATATAAGTATAGCCTCATTTAGTGAAGAGATTAAGAAACTAACAATAGTAATTAATGGGATGTCAAAGGCTTATGCGATGACAGGTTGGAGAATTGGCTATGCTGCTTGCGATGAAGAGATAGTAAAGGTTATGACTAATATACAAAGTCATACAACCTCAAATCCTTGTTCCATTTCCCAATATGCTAGTGTTGAAGGCTTAATCGGTGATCAATTTATAATTGAAGAAATGAAAAAACATTTTATTGCAAGAAGAGACTACATGGTAGAAAAAATCAATTCTATTAATGGTCTCTCATGTAAAAAGCCTGTAGGTGCTTTTTATGTAATGGCTAATATATCAAAATTAAAAGGATTAAATATCAAAGGAAGAACAATTAACACATCCTTAGATTTTGCAAATCTACTTCTTGAAGAAGGTAAGGTTGCTGTCATACCAGGCTCTGCATTTGGTGCAGATGACTTTGTTAGATTATCCTATGCAACTTCAATGAAGAATATTGAGGAAGGTTTAAAGAGGATTGAAGAAATTTTAAAATAA